A part of Candidatus Babeliaceae bacterium genomic DNA contains:
- the dprA gene encoding DNA-processing protein DprA yields the protein MKSKVLWLLVNNNKNSILHLSLIPQVGPATVAKLVERIGIDNMHTIYAYRFEDFVRMGLSPHAARLVCDGLASKKIVDDELQLCEKHAIKWTTVYAVDYPVLLRHITLPPSVLYWRGGSFEHYPKMVAVVGSRSANNYGESVIQQVVPELVKSGWTIVSGGALGADSMAHKAAIAAGGTTVAIIGAGLLRPYPLSHKSLFEKIIETGGMYVSPFPLTMSALPGNFPARNRIISGMCKGVVVVQAAYESGTRTTALYALEQGREVCAVPGRIDDPLSSGCHRLINEGATLITQASDVLSTLGDSNVQRYATKVVQDCVQQKIPCDDPIVRACQQSISFDELLQFVPNHADLHERLCALQFEGVIEQDFMGRWRVASR from the coding sequence TTGAAGTCGAAAGTGCTGTGGTTGCTGGTGAACAACAATAAAAATAGCATTCTTCACTTGTCGCTGATTCCACAGGTGGGGCCGGCGACGGTGGCAAAGCTTGTTGAGCGCATTGGCATCGATAATATGCATACTATATATGCATATCGATTTGAAGATTTTGTACGCATGGGGTTATCGCCTCATGCGGCGAGACTTGTGTGTGACGGGCTTGCATCGAAAAAAATAGTTGATGATGAGTTGCAGTTGTGTGAAAAACATGCAATCAAGTGGACGACGGTATATGCAGTAGATTATCCCGTTTTGTTGCGGCATATAACATTGCCTCCCTCTGTTTTGTATTGGCGGGGTGGCTCGTTTGAACACTATCCCAAAATGGTGGCAGTTGTTGGTTCTCGTTCAGCAAATAATTATGGAGAGTCTGTTATACAGCAGGTTGTTCCTGAGCTGGTAAAGTCTGGATGGACGATAGTGAGTGGAGGAGCTTTGGGCGCTGATAGTATGGCCCATAAAGCCGCAATTGCAGCGGGTGGGACAACGGTTGCTATTATTGGTGCTGGGTTATTGAGGCCGTATCCCCTTTCGCATAAATCGCTTTTTGAAAAAATTATTGAAACGGGTGGCATGTATGTCAGCCCATTTCCATTAACTATGAGTGCATTGCCAGGAAATTTCCCTGCGCGAAATCGTATTATTTCTGGGATGTGTAAGGGTGTTGTTGTTGTGCAAGCGGCGTATGAGAGCGGAACGCGCACGACAGCGCTCTATGCTTTAGAGCAGGGACGCGAAGTTTGCGCAGTTCCTGGGCGCATAGATGATCCGTTGAGTAGCGGTTGCCACCGACTCATTAATGAGGGTGCTACGTTGATTACGCAGGCGTCAGATGTTTTGTCGACATTGGGCGATAGTAATGTTCAGAGATATGCGACAAAAGTTGTACAGGATTGCGTGCAGCAGAAAATACCATGTGATGATCCTATTGTACGCGCATGTCAGCAGTCCATCAGCTTTGATGAACTATTGCAGTTTGTGCCAAATCATGCTGATTTGCATGAGCGGCTGTGTGCTTTGCAGTTTGAGGGCGTTATAGAGCAAGATTTTATGGGGCGTTGGCGTGTAGCGTCACGTTAG
- the lepA gene encoding translation elongation factor 4, with the protein MDPKKIQLNQFTPDKIRNFSIIAHIDHGKSTLADRLLEVTGTLSTRQKNEQFLDKLQVEKERGITVKAQSASMFYDYKGQTYLLNLIDTPGHVDFSYEVSRSLYACQGALLLVDASQGVQAQTMANFYLAFDQDLTIIPVINKIDMTNADPERVEKELNTLFDYVPSEILRASGKSGIGIDGLLQAIVERMPAPKGHLTEPLKALLFDSWYDDYRGVICLIAVHDGMIKKGDMIKLAQTNQQYEVLELGIMYPNETPLEALYAGQVGYLISGMKTVREARVGDTICHTRQTVAPFPGFKPAKPMVFAGIYPVDSSDFELVRDAIEKLTLNDASVKVEKKSSVALGLGFRCGFLGLLHMDVFKQRLEQEYGLSVIVTAPSVLYRIKLAYTHEIVNIESPSDFPDPQKIDVVLEPIIDATIILPKEYLGAIMKLCADKRGKQKELSYLNEDRLIIVYRLPLNEVATDFYDQLKSLSSGYASLDYEEAGYEEANLVKMDILLNGKPVDALSVIVHEDSAYDTGKRLAAKLKNVIPRQLFEVAIQAAIGAKVISRETVSALRKNVTAKCYGGDITRKRKLLEKQKEGKKKMKNVGNVEIPQEAFLTILKKDE; encoded by the coding sequence ATGGATCCAAAAAAAATACAACTTAATCAGTTCACACCAGATAAAATTAGAAACTTTTCTATCATCGCGCATATCGATCATGGTAAATCAACCCTTGCCGACAGGCTTTTGGAGGTTACCGGGACATTATCAACGCGGCAGAAAAATGAACAATTTTTAGATAAATTACAAGTCGAAAAAGAACGCGGGATTACTGTCAAAGCACAAAGCGCGTCCATGTTTTATGATTATAAAGGACAAACGTATCTGCTCAATTTAATTGATACTCCCGGGCACGTTGACTTTAGCTACGAAGTTTCTCGATCGCTCTATGCCTGCCAAGGCGCCCTGTTACTAGTCGATGCTTCTCAAGGCGTTCAGGCGCAAACTATGGCCAACTTCTATCTTGCCTTTGATCAAGACTTAACCATTATTCCTGTGATCAACAAAATAGATATGACCAATGCAGATCCTGAGCGAGTAGAAAAAGAACTTAATACGCTTTTTGATTATGTTCCTTCAGAAATTCTACGCGCCTCGGGCAAATCGGGCATTGGTATTGACGGCCTTTTACAAGCAATTGTAGAACGCATGCCAGCTCCAAAAGGGCATCTTACTGAACCACTCAAGGCGCTTCTTTTTGACTCATGGTACGATGATTATCGCGGCGTTATTTGCTTAATTGCGGTACATGACGGCATGATAAAAAAAGGGGACATGATAAAATTAGCGCAGACGAATCAACAATACGAAGTATTAGAATTGGGTATCATGTACCCCAATGAAACACCGCTCGAAGCATTGTACGCTGGACAAGTTGGTTATTTAATTTCTGGTATGAAAACAGTGCGTGAAGCTCGCGTTGGCGACACGATTTGTCATACTCGACAAACTGTTGCCCCATTCCCTGGATTTAAACCGGCAAAGCCTATGGTTTTTGCGGGTATTTATCCTGTAGATAGCAGCGATTTTGAGTTGGTACGTGATGCTATAGAAAAATTAACACTCAATGATGCCAGTGTAAAAGTAGAAAAAAAGAGCTCCGTTGCACTTGGGCTCGGATTTAGGTGTGGCTTTCTAGGCCTCTTGCATATGGACGTATTTAAACAACGCCTTGAGCAAGAATATGGCTTATCGGTGATTGTCACTGCTCCAAGCGTGTTATATAGAATCAAGCTTGCATACACACATGAAATTGTTAATATTGAAAGTCCATCAGATTTTCCAGATCCACAAAAAATTGATGTTGTATTAGAACCGATTATTGATGCCACCATTATTTTGCCCAAAGAATATCTGGGCGCTATTATGAAACTATGTGCTGATAAACGCGGAAAACAAAAAGAGCTCTCGTATCTTAATGAAGACCGCCTCATTATTGTATATCGATTACCACTTAATGAAGTTGCCACTGATTTTTATGATCAACTCAAATCATTATCATCAGGATACGCAAGCTTGGATTATGAAGAAGCTGGATACGAAGAGGCAAATCTTGTAAAAATGGATATTTTGCTTAATGGAAAACCGGTTGATGCTCTGTCTGTTATCGTGCATGAAGATTCAGCATATGATACAGGTAAAAGATTAGCAGCTAAACTAAAAAACGTTATTCCACGCCAACTTTTTGAAGTTGCTATCCAAGCTGCAATTGGTGCAAAAGTGATATCGCGTGAAACGGTGTCTGCATTACGTAAAAACGTTACCGCAAAATGCTATGGCGGCGATATAACACGTAAACGCAAACTCTTGGAAAAACAAAAAGAAGGCAAAAAGAAAATGAAGAATGTCGGTAACGTAGAGATACCGCAAGAAGCATTCTTAACGATATTAAAAAAGGATGAATAA
- the rpmF gene encoding 50S ribosomal protein L32, translating to MPVPKRKVSRARRDKRQANKGIEPHLVITCSHCEAPSLPHQVCETCGYYKGRKVLATKLDRSVKRDQLKLVQAQRKAERESAGDNQAGAHGTEAA from the coding sequence ATGCCAGTACCAAAACGTAAAGTCTCTCGTGCTCGTAGAGATAAAAGACAAGCTAATAAGGGAATAGAACCACATTTGGTTATTACCTGTTCACACTGTGAAGCGCCTTCATTGCCTCACCAGGTTTGTGAAACATGCGGTTATTACAAAGGGAGAAAGGTTCTTGCGACAAAATTAGATCGTTCTGTAAAGAGAGATCAGTTGAAGTTAGTGCAAGCCCAGCGTAAAGCAGAACGTGAATCAGCGGGCGACAATCAAGCTGGTGCCCACGGTACAGAAGCCGCTTAA
- the gyrA gene encoding DNA gyrase subunit A: MEPTTKRDDVVTKLVLVEEELKTSFLDYAMSVVVARAIPDIRDGLKPVHRRVLYAMYQSGYHFNKPYHKSVRVVGDVLGKYHPHGDQAVYNTMVGMVQDFSKRYPLLDGQGNWGSIDGDNAAAMRYTEVRMQKISQEILEDLDKETVPFVPNFDESTVEPVILPSKLPNLLINGTAGIAVGMATSIPPHNLGEVVDACLALLKDPSISDQELFELVPAPDFPTGGIICGRAGIVKAYMTGRGNVILRGVVDIEETKRGTSLIITELPYQVVKADLAIKIADLVKNKVIEGITNIRDESNKKGMRLVIDIRKNEMPQVVINQLYKFTSLQTSVTMLLLGLLDNRPLVFTLRQLITEFLVHREVIVHRRTVFDLKKAQARQHILDGFIIALNNVDQVIGLIKSSATSEEAQLKLHEHFKLSEEQSKAILEMRLQRLTGMEQEKIHYELKILSEEIEFLASILSDRTILIKEIEKELIAIRAAYADKRRTRIEAPIDILSEADLIPDEDVVVTLTRKGYMKRVPLAVYGVQHRGGKGKMGISALDESDDVIEDLFAAKNHDELLFFTNLGRIYSLSVFQVPEASRTARGRAVVNLLSLNPDERVVKLLCARDLEDKYLVLLTKNGVIKRTVASAFAKIRSTGIRAITLNDGDELVFCSLSSGNDSIVIATARGQGIRFPESEVRAMGRQAAGVRGIRLRSKDHVVGMQVVPEEKDILFATEQGYGKRVRVGDFRIAHRGGVGVRTIPTDARNGFVIGLVVVHDESSVLLIDVLGKIIRLASKEVRTMGRQAKGVRLIRLDEGQKLSTIVVAGEKEDIEVESAVVAGEQQ; this comes from the coding sequence ATGGAACCAACGACCAAGCGTGATGATGTAGTAACAAAATTAGTTCTTGTAGAAGAAGAACTCAAAACGTCTTTTCTTGATTATGCCATGTCCGTTGTTGTTGCACGTGCAATTCCCGATATTCGTGACGGCCTTAAGCCTGTCCACCGTCGTGTCTTGTATGCAATGTATCAATCAGGGTATCACTTTAATAAGCCGTACCATAAATCAGTACGCGTAGTCGGTGACGTGTTAGGTAAATACCATCCACATGGCGACCAGGCGGTGTATAATACGATGGTTGGCATGGTTCAGGATTTTTCTAAGCGTTATCCTCTCCTTGACGGACAAGGTAACTGGGGTTCTATCGACGGTGATAATGCTGCAGCGATGAGGTATACCGAAGTTAGGATGCAAAAAATTTCTCAAGAAATTTTGGAAGATTTAGACAAAGAAACCGTGCCATTTGTACCAAACTTTGATGAATCTACGGTTGAGCCGGTTATATTGCCCAGCAAGTTGCCAAACTTATTGATTAACGGCACGGCGGGTATCGCGGTTGGTATGGCAACGTCTATTCCTCCGCATAATCTTGGTGAAGTTGTTGATGCATGTTTAGCTCTGTTAAAGGACCCGTCAATTTCTGATCAAGAATTATTTGAGCTTGTTCCCGCTCCTGATTTTCCAACAGGGGGCATTATTTGTGGAAGAGCTGGAATTGTTAAAGCATATATGACTGGTCGCGGCAATGTTATTTTGCGCGGTGTGGTTGATATTGAAGAAACAAAAAGAGGCACGTCGCTTATTATTACAGAATTGCCGTATCAAGTGGTGAAAGCTGACTTGGCTATTAAAATTGCTGATCTGGTAAAAAATAAAGTGATAGAAGGCATTACTAACATTCGCGATGAATCCAATAAAAAAGGCATGCGTCTTGTTATTGATATTCGCAAGAATGAAATGCCGCAGGTTGTCATTAATCAGTTATATAAATTTACGTCGCTTCAAACGTCGGTTACCATGCTGTTATTGGGCTTGTTAGATAATCGACCGCTTGTCTTTACTTTGCGACAACTTATTACAGAATTTTTGGTTCATCGTGAAGTAATTGTTCATAGAAGAACGGTTTTTGATCTTAAGAAAGCGCAAGCGCGCCAACATATTTTAGATGGTTTTATTATTGCTCTTAATAATGTTGATCAAGTTATTGGTCTTATTAAATCTTCTGCTACAAGCGAAGAGGCTCAACTTAAATTACATGAACATTTTAAGCTTTCTGAAGAGCAAAGTAAGGCAATTTTAGAAATGAGATTGCAGCGCTTGACGGGGATGGAGCAAGAAAAAATTCATTATGAGCTGAAAATATTAAGCGAAGAAATTGAGTTTTTAGCATCAATTTTAAGTGATCGAACCATACTTATTAAAGAAATAGAAAAAGAATTAATCGCCATTAGGGCAGCATATGCCGATAAACGTAGGACGCGTATAGAAGCGCCTATCGACATTCTGAGTGAAGCTGATCTTATTCCTGATGAAGACGTTGTTGTTACATTAACACGCAAAGGCTACATGAAACGAGTTCCTCTCGCAGTGTACGGTGTTCAACATCGTGGTGGCAAAGGCAAAATGGGGATATCAGCACTTGATGAGAGCGATGACGTTATTGAAGATCTTTTTGCGGCAAAAAATCATGATGAATTATTATTTTTCACTAATTTAGGGCGTATTTATTCATTGTCTGTTTTTCAAGTTCCAGAAGCGTCGAGAACTGCTCGTGGTCGAGCTGTTGTTAATTTGCTTTCATTGAATCCAGATGAGCGCGTGGTTAAGCTGTTGTGCGCGCGTGATTTAGAAGATAAGTATCTTGTATTATTGACTAAAAATGGCGTTATTAAGCGTACGGTTGCATCAGCCTTTGCTAAAATACGAAGCACGGGTATACGTGCGATTACTCTTAATGATGGTGATGAGTTAGTATTTTGCTCGTTAAGTTCCGGTAATGATTCTATTGTTATTGCGACAGCGCGTGGCCAAGGTATTAGATTTCCTGAATCTGAAGTAAGAGCTATGGGCAGGCAGGCGGCCGGTGTTCGTGGCATTCGTTTGAGAAGCAAAGATCACGTTGTTGGTATGCAAGTTGTTCCTGAAGAAAAAGATATTCTTTTCGCTACAGAGCAGGGCTATGGAAAGCGTGTTCGTGTTGGTGACTTTAGAATCGCCCATAGAGGCGGAGTTGGTGTTCGCACCATTCCAACTGACGCGCGTAATGGTTTTGTGATAGGTCTTGTTGTTGTTCATGACGAGTCTAGTGTTCTTTTGATTGATGTTCTTGGTAAGATCATTCGATTAGCTTCTAAAGAAGTAAGAACAATGGGTCGCCAGGCAAAAGGGGTGCGATTGATTCGTCTTGATGAAGGGCAAAAGCTTTCAACGATAGTGGTAGCAGGCGAAAAAGAAGACATTGAAGTCGAAAGTGCTGTGGTTGCTGGTGAACAACAATAA
- the ssb gene encoding single-stranded DNA-binding protein: MAGYNRIIMIGNLTRDPEFKQLPSGQGLCKLGLASNRPFKNKQTGLLTQEVCFVDVDVWGPQAESCHKYLQKGRPVLIEGRLKLDSWKDDAGQNRSKHSIVADRVVFLAAGQSAEIGDSESITDESFNVGQNNNRSKDYARPAQSGAGVFKDEAPFEDDLPF; the protein is encoded by the coding sequence ATGGCAGGATATAATCGTATCATTATGATTGGTAATTTGACGCGTGATCCAGAATTTAAGCAACTTCCTTCTGGCCAGGGGCTTTGCAAATTGGGTCTCGCTTCCAATAGACCATTTAAGAATAAGCAGACTGGTTTGCTCACGCAAGAAGTTTGTTTTGTTGATGTTGATGTGTGGGGGCCACAAGCGGAAAGTTGCCACAAATATTTACAAAAAGGGCGACCGGTTTTGATTGAAGGTCGTTTAAAATTAGATAGTTGGAAAGATGATGCTGGGCAGAATAGAAGTAAGCATTCTATTGTTGCGGATCGTGTTGTGTTCCTTGCGGCAGGACAAAGTGCTGAAATTGGCGATAGCGAATCAATTACCGACGAATCTTTTAATGTTGGTCAAAATAATAATCGATCCAAAGATTATGCGAGACCAGCACAGTCTGGTGCTGGCGTCTTTAAAGATGAAGCTCCATTTGAAGACGATTTACCATTTTAA
- a CDS encoding glycerophosphodiester phosphodiesterase family protein yields the protein MKRLCAVGLCMMVAVFAKVPVDKKLINKEVVDNAPLVIGHRGASGHEPENTLRSFKRAIDMGVPMIELDVRVCKTGELVVIHDATIDRTTNGTGSIKALTWDTIKKYDAGSGERVPLLSEVFDLVDGRVIINVELKDERAAEPVAQLINEYMRNKKWSPDVFIVSSFNRRAVRTFKRHCPMVNTGLIFERNSTVRLDRVKRVQAHYAIIHHQSITEAFINNAHTCGIKVFVYTVNDKAVGKKLQLMHIDGIISDYPDILLPFDTSILSDRHSG from the coding sequence GTGAAGCGGTTGTGTGCGGTGGGATTATGTATGATGGTGGCAGTTTTTGCGAAAGTACCTGTGGATAAAAAACTTATTAATAAAGAAGTTGTTGATAATGCACCTCTTGTTATTGGGCATCGGGGGGCGAGTGGGCACGAGCCGGAAAATACCTTGCGTTCATTCAAACGAGCGATTGATATGGGTGTGCCCATGATTGAGCTTGATGTGCGTGTCTGTAAAACGGGTGAGCTTGTTGTTATTCATGATGCGACAATTGATCGTACAACTAACGGTACCGGAAGCATTAAAGCATTAACGTGGGATACTATAAAAAAATATGATGCGGGGAGTGGTGAGCGTGTTCCATTATTGTCAGAAGTTTTTGATCTTGTTGATGGGCGCGTTATCATTAATGTAGAGCTTAAAGATGAGCGCGCTGCGGAACCGGTTGCGCAGTTGATTAATGAGTATATGCGCAATAAAAAATGGTCACCTGATGTTTTTATCGTATCTTCTTTTAATCGTCGTGCGGTGCGCACGTTTAAGCGGCATTGTCCTATGGTTAATACAGGACTTATTTTTGAACGCAACTCGACGGTGCGTCTTGATCGGGTGAAGCGTGTTCAGGCGCATTATGCAATTATCCATCATCAATCAATAACAGAAGCATTTATTAATAATGCGCATACATGTGGGATCAAAGTTTTTGTTTATACCGTCAATGATAAGGCTGTCGGTAAAAAATTGCAGCTGATGCATATTGATGGAATTATTAGCGATTATCCTGATATTTTGTTGCCCTTCGATACATCGATTCTGTCGGATCGCCACTCAGGGTGA
- the mnmA gene encoding tRNA 2-thiouridine(34) synthase MnmA has translation MKTAVLISGGVDSSVALRLLQEQGHDITAFYLKIWLEDELAFLGNCPWEEDLAYVRAVCAEANVPLEIISFQQEYHDEVVAYTLTEIKAGRTPNPDIFCNQRIKFGAFYKKIGNQFDHIATGHYAQVRVVDGIYSLHAAPDLIKDQTYFLSHLSQEQLSRALFPIGGYTKPQVRELAERFNLPNKARKDSQGICFLGKIKFSDFVKHHCGITPGLLVEYETDKIVGEHEGYWYYTVGQRQGIGLSGGPWYVVCKNTEKNIVYISRQYYSPDKIRNSCELAACHWIAGVVPQVERLEVKLRHGAQRYTCSLIQEAERVILKLDDRDQGIAPGQFAVFYRNDECLGGAMIVKVL, from the coding sequence ATGAAAACGGCCGTATTAATTTCTGGTGGTGTTGATAGCTCTGTTGCCTTGCGCTTATTGCAGGAACAGGGGCATGATATAACTGCGTTTTATCTTAAAATTTGGCTAGAGGATGAACTTGCCTTTTTGGGTAATTGTCCATGGGAAGAAGATTTGGCGTATGTTCGCGCAGTGTGCGCAGAGGCAAACGTCCCTTTGGAAATTATATCATTTCAGCAGGAATATCATGATGAAGTCGTTGCTTATACGTTAACAGAAATCAAGGCTGGTAGAACTCCTAATCCGGATATATTTTGTAATCAACGCATTAAATTTGGAGCTTTTTATAAAAAAATAGGCAACCAGTTTGATCATATTGCAACGGGACATTATGCCCAGGTGCGCGTCGTCGATGGTATTTATTCATTACATGCTGCTCCGGATCTCATTAAAGATCAGACCTATTTTTTGTCACATCTTTCGCAAGAACAGTTGTCCCGCGCGCTTTTTCCCATAGGTGGTTATACAAAGCCTCAAGTGCGAGAACTTGCAGAACGCTTTAATTTACCAAATAAGGCGCGCAAAGATAGCCAGGGTATTTGTTTTTTGGGAAAAATTAAATTTAGCGATTTTGTTAAGCATCATTGTGGAATCACGCCCGGATTACTTGTTGAATATGAAACAGACAAGATCGTCGGAGAACATGAAGGATATTGGTATTATACGGTGGGCCAACGACAGGGTATTGGTCTTTCTGGGGGGCCATGGTACGTGGTGTGTAAAAATACTGAAAAAAATATTGTATATATTTCGCGCCAGTATTATAGTCCTGATAAAATTCGTAATTCTTGTGAGCTTGCAGCGTGTCATTGGATTGCCGGTGTGGTGCCTCAGGTAGAAAGATTAGAAGTAAAATTGCGGCATGGAGCTCAGCGTTATACGTGCAGTTTGATTCAGGAAGCTGAACGGGTTATATTGAAGCTCGATGATCGTGATCAGGGAATAGCCCCTGGACAATTCGCTGTGTTTTATCGCAACGATGAATGTTTAGGCGGAGCAATGATAGTAAAAGTATTATAA
- a CDS encoding CDP-alcohol phosphatidyltransferase family protein, with amino-acid sequence MTSKKITLSTVFTLFRIFLVPFIGHGIVYGSWVYSCMLFIIAAATDVIDGALARLLNERTTLGAYLDPLADKVLILSCYTAFASTQLPCIIMPWWFVIVLSIKEAMLVIGAFVGKMIKVSYHVRPTLLGKATMFLQTIFIVLLFACLIMGWNLSGFLYICIWIITAVAFASFVDYAVRGLQEMWLLL; translated from the coding sequence ATGACAAGTAAAAAAATTACGTTATCAACGGTTTTTACGCTTTTTCGTATATTTCTTGTTCCTTTCATTGGGCATGGTATCGTATATGGTTCGTGGGTTTATTCATGCATGTTGTTTATAATTGCGGCGGCCACTGATGTTATTGATGGTGCGCTGGCTCGTTTATTAAATGAACGAACGACATTGGGAGCATATCTTGATCCATTAGCAGATAAAGTTTTGATACTATCATGTTATACCGCTTTTGCCAGCACTCAATTGCCTTGTATTATTATGCCGTGGTGGTTTGTTATTGTGTTGTCTATAAAAGAGGCAATGTTGGTAATCGGAGCTTTTGTCGGCAAGATGATAAAGGTTTCTTATCATGTAAGACCCACATTGTTAGGTAAGGCAACGATGTTTTTGCAAACAATATTTATAGTATTGTTGTTCGCGTGTTTGATTATGGGTTGGAATTTAAGCGGTTTTTTATATATATGTATATGGATCATTACGGCTGTTGCGTTTGCATCTTTTGTTGATTATGCGGTGCGTGGCTTGCAAGAAATGTGGTTATTATTATGA
- a CDS encoding DUF1653 domain-containing protein, whose amino-acid sequence MKTSFILGCIMLSTSTLVIEKNIPLPEVGAIYKHYKNKLYKVIAVAHHSETLEHYVVYQALYDSEEFGDQAIWIRPLDMFMETITIDGKEILRFSKVI is encoded by the coding sequence ATGAAAACTAGTTTTATTTTAGGGTGTATTATGTTATCAACAAGCACACTTGTTATCGAAAAAAATATCCCGCTTCCTGAAGTTGGTGCAATTTATAAACACTATAAGAATAAATTATATAAAGTTATAGCCGTAGCGCATCACAGCGAAACGCTGGAACATTACGTCGTCTACCAAGCGCTCTACGATTCAGAAGAATTCGGTGATCAAGCCATATGGATACGGCCACTTGATATGTTTATGGAAACAATTACTATCGACGGCAAAGAAATATTAAGATTTAGTAAAGTTATATAA
- a CDS encoding nucleotide exchange factor GrpE encodes MENTHSQENQSELALKECQEKLQVAQEKYSYLVADFDNFRKRTEKDRLTWMQTAQKGVIDDVLVVLDNFDRVYADLAQLQDTDKSRFAGFELIHKDIAKFLSRYDITEITDITVFDPEYHEAVMQVADTGKEPGTIINVLKKGYKRKDSVLRPAQVSVAQ; translated from the coding sequence ATGGAAAATACGCATTCTCAAGAAAATCAGTCTGAATTAGCACTTAAAGAGTGCCAAGAAAAACTACAGGTTGCTCAGGAAAAATATAGTTATTTAGTTGCCGATTTTGATAATTTTCGCAAAAGGACGGAAAAAGATCGCCTTACCTGGATGCAAACTGCCCAAAAAGGTGTTATCGATGACGTCCTCGTTGTTTTGGATAACTTTGATCGTGTTTACGCAGATTTAGCTCAATTACAAGATACAGATAAATCGCGCTTTGCAGGGTTTGAGCTTATCCACAAAGATATTGCCAAGTTTTTGTCACGCTACGATATTACCGAAATCACGGATATAACTGTTTTTGATCCTGAATACCATGAAGCGGTTATGCAAGTTGCTGATACGGGCAAAGAGCCCGGCACCATTATTAACGTGCTAAAAAAGGGCTACAAGCGTAAAGACTCTGTCCTTCGTCCTGCTCAAGTCAGCGTCGCTCAATAG